The Mytilus galloprovincialis chromosome 7, xbMytGall1.hap1.1, whole genome shotgun sequence genome has a window encoding:
- the LOC143083164 gene encoding uncharacterized protein LOC143083164, with translation MAEGEEFRIPTVTAEEIDLTTVRAVVIIPDLEVTSKMFGAAKPKKNATVVPKFENNSFEVTAVIKKKEKENKFRYTVKKLPGDIVPEKCKIEYKKEQVILLLHKAEESSWAVQLSKRGLEQAED, from the exons ATGGCCGAAGGCGAAGAGTTTCGCATTCCAACGG TGACAGCTGAGGAGATAGATTTAACCACTGTCAGAGCTGTTGTGATCATCCCTGATCTTGAAGTGACCTCCAAGATGTTTGGTGCTGCTAAACCTAAAAAAAATGCTACTGTCGTGCCTAAATTTGAAAACAA ttcTTTTGAAGTGACAGCTGTaataaagaagaaagaaaaagaaaacaaatttagatatacTGTGAAGAAACTTCCTGGAGATATTGTGccagaaaaatgtaaaattgag tacAAGAAAGAGCAGGTGATTTTGTTGCTTCATAAAGCTGAAGAGTCGTCATGGGCGGTGCAGTTATCCAAAAGAGGACTTGAACAAGCAGAGGATTAA